The region GTAGGCTGCGGGCTGGTAGTAGCAGGTGATGTTGGCGGCGGGGATGGCGTTCTGCTCGGCCAGCACACGCAGCGCCAGAGCGGAGATGAGCGCCAGGGTCTGGCGCCGCTCGTGGGCCATGAGACACACGGTGCTCTCGTCCACCACGCGGTGCAGCGTGGCCAGACACGCATACCGCCGCCGCTCCATCCCGCCAAAGTGGCTCTGCAGGTAGGCCTCCAGCTTGCGCTGCTGCTGGCCGATGTCGGGGAAGTCGATGAAGAAGCGCGAGCACATGTAGCGCTGCAGCGAGCGCATCTCGCCGCGAGAGGCCGGCCGGAAGCCGcgcaccagcaggtggcagtacTTCAGCAGGCCTCCGCCCCGGATCTCCTCCGGGCTGCGCGTGGCGATGGTCCTCCCGCGCAGGTGACCCAGGGCCTCCTGGAAGTCCCCGAACACGCTCTCCCCGAGGACGCTGGGGTGGAAGCTCTCGGACATGGGGGTCTCTGAGCAGCGGTCGAACAGCAGCAGGGAGTCCAGCCCGATCTGGAAGGAGTCCACGCTGAACTCAAACTGCCTCCGCAGCGTGTCAACGAACTTGAGCTCCAGGTTCTTGCCGGTGTTGTTGGACAGAGAGATGAGGCTCCAGCGGTCGGAGTCGTTGCAGACCTTCACCAGTTTCTGCACATAGGCCTCCTCCAGGGCCTGAGCGCTGAGCCGGGCCCGGCTCACCCCCGCGGGCAGGCAGTCCCGCAAGCAGGCCAGCACCCCGTCCCGCACCAGCCGGAAGGCCCGCTCGTCCCCCAGGCTCACGCCGAAGATCAGGTCCAGGTCCTTGTAGCCCAAACCCGTGTCCTGGTGCAGCACGTGACTCGCCGCAGAACCGTTCAACCGCACATCCCGAACCGCCACGCCCCTCTGCTCTAACTGGGCCCGTACGGCCtgggacaaagagagagaggggtgaggctcacacacttacacacacacacacacacacacacacacacacacacgctcacacgctcacacgctcacacgctcacacgctcacacgctcacacacacacacacttacacacatacatacacacacacacacacacatacacacacttacacacacacacacacacacacgctcgctcacacgctcacacgctcacacacacacacacaaacacacttacacacatacatacacacacacacacacacacgctcacatgctcacacgctcacacacacacacacaaacacacttacacacatacatacacacacacacacgctcacacacatacacacactcacacacacacacacacacacacacacgctcacacagacacacgctcacacagacacacgctcacacacacacacactcacacacacacacgctcacacacacacacgctcacacacacacacgctcacacacacacacgctcacacgctcacacgctcacacgctcacacgctcacacacacacacacaaacacacttacacacatacacacacacacacacacgctcacacgctcacacgctcacacgctcacacacacacacacacactcacacacacacgctcacacacacacacactcacacgctcacacacacacacaaacacacttacacacatacatacacacacacacacacacacgctcacacacatacacacacacttacacacacacacacacacacacacacacgctcacacgctcacacagacacacgctcacacagacacacgctcagacacacgctcacacacacacacacacgctcacacacacacgcgctcacacgctcacaaacacacacacactcacactctcactctcacacacacacactcacacacacgctcacacacactcacacacacactgacactcacacactgacgctgacacacacacatgcacacacacttacacagacacacacacacacacattcacactcaaagTCTCACACTATATAGCTACAGGATGACGTGTTCTGAGACACAAGGCCCTGTGTGCATTTTCGGGGTGCGTGTGGGGGTGCGTGCAGCTGTTTTTGGATACTGGCTACAGCAGGATGAGACCAGCAGGTAAAGAAGAAGTGGGCCAATTAGAGAGCTCCTATGACACACCTGACCCccattccccccacccccaggcaAGATTAACTTCCATATCCGCTAACCCTCTCTAATGTCAGACACAAAATCAACTGCGTGTATTTTTACTTTCTGGGTCAGACTTCATAGATGAAGCCCACCCCTCCATGCCCCTCATGCCCCCCCATGCGGAGCCACCGTTATCTGTTCTGCAGCCTCCCTGTGACACACGGCTGCTGGGGGGGCAGTCTGGGAGTTTATGTCAGTAGTGTGTTTATGTCAGTAGCGTGTTTATGTCAGTCTTTGAGTTGATGTCAGTAGTGTGTTTATGTCAGTAGCACGGTTATGTCAGTCTTTGAGTTGATGTCAGTTGCACGTTTATGTCAGTAGTGTGTTTATGGCAGTTGTGCGTTTATGTCAGTAGCATGTTTATGTCAGTAGCATGTTTATGTCAGTAGTGTGTATATGTCAGTAGCGTGTTTATGTCAGTAGCATGTTTATGTCAGTAGCATGTTTATGTCAGTAGTTTATATGTCAGTAGCATCTTTAAGTCAGTAGTGTTTTTATGTCAGCAGTGTGTATATGTCAGTAGCGCGTTTTTGTCAGTAGTGCATTTATGTCAGTTGTGCGTTTATGTCAGTAGTGCATTTATGTCAGTAGTGTGTTTATGGcagttgtgtgtttatgtcagtAGTGTGTTTATGTCAGTAGTGTGTATATGTCAGTAGCATGTTTATGTCAGTAGTGTATGTCAGTAGCATGTTTATGTCAGTAGTGTGTATATGTCAGTAGCATCTTTATGTCAGTAGTGTGTTTATGTCAGTAGCGTGTTTTTGTCAGTAGCGCATTTATGTCAGTCGTGCGTTTATGTCAGTCGTGCGTTTATGTCAGTAGCGCATTCATGTCAGTCTTTGAGTAGATGTCAGTAGTGTTTATGTCAGTAGCGCGTTTGTCAGTTGCACGTTTATGTCAGTAGTGTGTTTATGTCAGTAGCACGTTTATGTCAGTAGTGTGTTTATGGCAGTTGTGCGTTTATGTCAGTAGTGCGTTCACGTCAGGAGCTTGTTTATGGCAGTAGGCAGATGGGATGTTATGGAAAATTAACCTACTgcatatttattacttttttacagAATACAATTCATTACCCAGCCTTCATACACAACACCATGACAACAGCACAAGGCTCTGCACAAACAGCCACCATGCTCTGGTACCATTACAAGCAGCACGGTGTTGGACCTGATGAGCAGCTCTGGTACCAAAGGCTTAAGCATGACATTTAAACTGTCtctgtgtaatgtaaatttGGTGAAACAGTTTTCAGTTGTATAGTTCTTTGCCATTAGAACATTATAACGATTCAAGTGAATATTGTTGCTTGTGAATATTGGCCAGAGGACTCACCACCTGTATTTCCTGGTTACATTGTTAGTTATGTTTGCAGAAATTGGGCCTGATCAGATCACGTGTCACTGACCTGCAGAAGACACCCCGTCCAGTGCACACACTTCCCTCGACAATGGGGCTCTAGTGTGTCTCCTTACAGCCGTGCAcctgccccgcccctgccccgcccctgcccctcccccgccaGCCTGCGGTTACCAGGACGACAGGTCAACTTCTAAAGTTCCAACCGGTAAACGTGACGCAGTGTTTCAGCTCTGACACAATACAGCCACACACCCCAGACACCGGCTCTGATTTCAGCACGTATGACTGCATCTTTAGCTCTCTTTTCAAAAGAGTTCACAATGCTCTCCAACAGGATGCTGGCAATCAGACTCTTCCAACAGCTCATTTCCAGCAGGGGCAAACACATCTAGAATAACGGTCTGAGAGAGGTGAGGGTAGTGTAGTTTAGTCCACCCACTGAGACCCCTTCAGACCTGTGCTTCTGTACTTCTGTAGGAATTTTACAAAACTCAACAATTTATTCACAGAGGAACCATGCTCTGGTAATACAGATGTGCGGGAAAGTTCTGTGAGCTCTCAGTGAGCGTTTAACATCAGGGCTCAGTGAGAGTCTCAGTGAGAGTCTCAGTGAGAGTCTCAGTGAGCGTTTAACATCAGGGCTCAGTGAGAGTCTCAGTGAGAGTCTCAGTGAGCGTTTAACATCAGGGCTCAGTGAGAGTCTCAGTGAGCGTTTAACATCAGGGCTCATGGAGAGTCTCAGTGAGCGTTTAACATCAGGGCTCATGGAGAGTCTCAGTGAGAGTCTCAGTGAGAGTCTCAGTGAGAGTCTCAGTGAGCGTTTAACATCAGGGCTCATGGAGAGTCTCAGTGAGAGTCTCAGTGAGAGTCTCAGTGAGCGTTTAACATCAGGGCTCAGTGAGAGTCTCAGTGAGAGTCTCAGTGAGCGTTTAACATCAGGGCTCATGGAGAGTCTCAGTGAGAGTCTCAGTGAGCGTTTAACATCAGGGCTCATGGAGAGTCTCAGTGAGAGTCTCAGTGAGAGTCTCAGTGAGCGTTTAACATCAGGGCTCATGGAGAGTCTCAGTGAGAGTCTCAGTGAGCGTTTAACATCAGGGCTCATGGAGAGTCTCAGTGAGCGTATAACATCAGGGCTCAGTGAGAGTCTCAGTGAGCGTTTAACATCAGGGCTCATGGAGAGTCTCAGTGAGAGTCTCAGTGAGAGTCTCAGTGAGCGTTTAACATCAGGGCTCAGTGAGAGTCTCAGTGAGCGTTTAACATCAGGGCTCATGGAGAGTCTCAGTGAGAGTCTCAGTGAGCGTTTAACATCAGGGCTCATGGAGAGTCTCAGTGAGAGTCTCAGTGAGCGTATAACATCAGGGCTCATGGAGAGTCTCAGTGAGAGTCTCAGTGAGCGTATAACATCAGGGCTCAGTGAGAGTCTCAGTGAGAGTCTCAGTGAGAGTCTCAGTGAGCGTTTAACATCAGGGCTCATGGAGAGTCTCAGTGAGAGTCTCAGTGAGCGTTTAACATCAGGGCTCATGGAG is a window of Conger conger chromosome 1, fConCon1.1, whole genome shotgun sequence DNA encoding:
- the LOC133137894 gene encoding terminal nucleotidyltransferase 5A-like, with protein sequence MSSGDAAESRRFCVLSWEQVRRLDSILGETVPIHGRGNFPTLSLKPRQIVQAVRAQLEQRGVAVRDVRLNGSAASHVLHQDTGLGYKDLDLIFGVSLGDERAFRLVRDGVLACLRDCLPAGVSRARLSAQALEEAYVQKLVKVCNDSDRWSLISLSNNTGKNLELKFVDTLRRQFEFSVDSFQIGLDSLLLFDRCSETPMSESFHPSVLGESVFGDFQEALGHLRGRTIATRSPEEIRGGGLLKYCHLLVRGFRPASRGEMRSLQRYMCSRFFIDFPDIGQQQRKLEAYLQSHFGGMERRRYACLATLHRVVDESTVCLMAHERRQTLALISALALRVLAEQNAIPAANITCYYQPAAYAQDINFNNYYIAHAAPLVATGRNSYQTWLPCN